One genomic window of Acidobacteriota bacterium includes the following:
- a CDS encoding gluconokinase has product MLSSNPLILTIDAGSSSVRATIHDGFGQALAGLEARRPYQFATTSDGGVEVGADALFKLVVEAVDEILLRSGRRRRAIAAVAMSTFWHNLVGVDAEGRALTPVYSWADTRSAAAAEELRSLVDESRYHARTGCPLHPSYLPAKLSWLYRSSPELFRGTPRWMSFGEYAYLKLFGVNRCSVSMASGTGLLDQDRLEWDEGILQVLPLERNQLSPLIDLDTPLSGLRPPFADRWPDLSGVPWVAAVGDGACSNVGSGCCTPDRLALMVGTSGAMRVMGKTDPPSVPRGLWCYRANRSRFVMGGSLSNGGLLFEWMTETLRLERDPEAVERGLAEMAPDSHGLTLLPFLAGERSPGWQSKARAAVTGLSLHTRPIEILRASLESVAYRFAKIAALLEPVVPEDREIVASGGALLQSPAWLQIMADVLGQPVVASAVKEASSRGAALLALEALGFLDNIEEVETPLGARFNPCPERYQRYRNGLERHDRLYRLLLP; this is encoded by the coding sequence ATGCTCTCCAGCAATCCTCTGATCCTCACCATTGACGCCGGGAGCTCCTCGGTTCGGGCCACCATCCATGATGGCTTCGGCCAGGCCCTGGCCGGCCTGGAGGCTCGAAGACCCTACCAGTTCGCAACCACCTCGGATGGGGGCGTGGAGGTGGGCGCCGATGCCCTGTTCAAGCTGGTGGTGGAGGCGGTCGACGAGATCCTGCTGCGAAGCGGCCGCCGGCGTCGGGCAATTGCCGCCGTTGCCATGTCGACCTTTTGGCACAACCTGGTGGGGGTGGATGCCGAGGGGCGGGCGCTGACTCCGGTATACTCCTGGGCCGATACGCGCAGCGCCGCCGCCGCCGAGGAGCTTCGCAGCCTGGTGGACGAAAGCCGGTACCACGCCCGCACCGGCTGCCCGCTCCATCCCAGCTACCTGCCGGCCAAGCTGTCGTGGCTGTATCGGTCCAGTCCGGAACTGTTCCGCGGGACCCCCCGGTGGATGTCGTTCGGGGAATATGCCTATTTGAAACTATTTGGCGTCAACCGATGCAGCGTCTCCATGGCGTCGGGGACAGGACTGCTGGATCAGGACCGCCTGGAGTGGGACGAGGGAATTCTGCAGGTCCTGCCTCTGGAGCGAAATCAGTTGTCCCCCCTCATCGACCTGGACACGCCGCTGTCGGGCCTCAGGCCGCCCTTCGCCGATCGCTGGCCGGACTTGAGTGGAGTTCCCTGGGTGGCCGCCGTTGGAGACGGGGCCTGCAGCAACGTGGGCAGCGGCTGTTGCACGCCGGATCGTCTGGCCCTGATGGTTGGCACTTCGGGCGCCATGAGAGTCATGGGCAAGACGGACCCGCCGTCGGTCCCACGAGGGCTATGGTGCTATCGGGCCAACCGGAGCCGCTTTGTCATGGGTGGGTCTCTCAGCAACGGAGGACTCCTCTTCGAGTGGATGACCGAGACGCTGCGGCTGGAGCGAGATCCGGAGGCTGTGGAGCGCGGACTGGCGGAGATGGCCCCGGATTCCCATGGACTGACCCTTCTGCCCTTTCTGGCCGGAGAGCGCAGCCCGGGTTGGCAATCCAAGGCCCGTGCGGCCGTAACGGGCCTGAGCCTGCACACCCGTCCCATTGAGATCCTTCGGGCTTCGCTGGAATCGGTGGCCTACCGGTTTGCAAAGATCGCTGCACTGCTGGAGCCTGTGGTCCCGGAGGATCGAGAGATTGTGGCTTCCGGCGGGGCGCTCCTGCAATCGCCTGCCTGGCTGCAGATCATGGCGGACGTGTTGGGACAGCCGGTGGTGGCTTCGGCGGTGAAGGAAGCCTCGAGCCGGGGCGCAGCCTTGCTGGCCCTGGAAGCCCTGGGTTTTCTCGACAACATCGAGGAGGTGGAGACCCCTCTGGGGGCACGCTTCAATCCTTGCCCGGAACGGTACCAACGTTACCGGAATGGTCTGGAAAGGCACGACCGGCTCTACCGCCTGCTGCTGCCGTAG
- a CDS encoding rhomboid family intramembrane serine protease yields MIPLKDINRTRTFPAVTLFLIAVNAAVFVYQLSLGSGPLLTGFFYQFGLVPRALLSFGYWQEAGLLLGLAPLFTSMFLHGGWMHFLGNMLYLWVFGDNVEDWLGALRFLLFYLVCGLLAALLQIAVNPASPIPMIGASGAISGVLAAYLVLFPGARVLTFVPILFFFYLVRLPALIFLGLWFLLQFFNGAVSLTAGDLSMGGTAWWAHIGGFVAGLVLILKTRKSRRRARVHY; encoded by the coding sequence ATGATTCCCCTGAAAGACATCAACCGAACCCGGACCTTCCCGGCGGTCACGCTGTTTCTGATAGCGGTCAATGCGGCCGTCTTCGTCTACCAGTTGTCCCTAGGGTCCGGGCCGTTGCTGACAGGGTTCTTCTACCAGTTCGGACTGGTTCCCCGCGCGCTGCTCAGTTTCGGCTACTGGCAGGAAGCCGGGCTCCTGTTGGGTCTGGCTCCCCTCTTTACCTCCATGTTCCTGCATGGCGGCTGGATGCATTTCCTGGGAAATATGCTCTACCTGTGGGTGTTCGGCGACAACGTGGAGGACTGGCTGGGGGCGCTGCGCTTCCTGCTTTTCTACCTGGTTTGCGGTCTCCTGGCGGCCCTGTTGCAGATTGCCGTTAATCCCGCCTCGCCCATACCCATGATCGGAGCCAGCGGCGCCATCTCCGGGGTGTTGGCGGCCTATCTGGTGCTGTTCCCGGGAGCCCGGGTTCTCACCTTCGTGCCCATCCTGTTCTTCTTCTATCTGGTCCGGCTGCCGGCCCTGATCTTCCTGGGACTGTGGTTTCTGCTGCAATTCTTCAACGGCGCCGTTTCCCTGACGGCAGGGGATCTCTCCATGGGAGGCACGGCCTGGTGGGCTCATATCGGCGGCTTTGTCGCCGGGCTGGTTCTGATCCTGAAAACTCGCAAGTCGCGGCGACGAGCGAGGGTCCATTACTGA
- a CDS encoding AMP-binding protein, which produces MNPLETEPSPADSMKPDRKDLEEKILQVVRDLLAELGSHRALRHLSPSASLERELGLASLERVELLLRLEKALSLELPEQLLSRAEAVSDLVRAVMTAKSQAGNRTSASPGTDRIDPLRLQQTGKPRPDPGGVDAWNREGGWPTTLDEALFHFAQRDPERVHIQLRLENGEMRPITYSDLLSESSAVAAALQQKAGLQSGDRIALMLPTAPDFFPAFFGAVLAGTVPVPLYPPWRPDRIEEYAQRQAKIIADSGARVLVTFQEVGRLARLLGSQVPGLESVVTLDSLGKASGTVVRPLPRDVAFIQYTSGSTGDPKGVVLTHSNLIANIRAIAEALKIDSRDVGVSWLPLYHDMGLIGAWLSCLYLGVPIVIMSPQAFLTRPERWLWAIHRYRATLSAAPNFAYELCMRRVDERNLEGLDLSCLRATLNGAEPVQPETLEGFSRRFQPYGLHADALMPVYGLAESSLAVTIPPLSRRALLDPIDRGTLEETGRAEPASGQSANPLTFVSAGRPLAGHQVRIVSRAGEPVPDRVQGHIQCRGPSVMQGYFGRAEATAEVLQHGWLKTGDLGYLADGELFVTGRVKDIIIQGGRNLYPQELEHIAGDVEGVRRGCVAAFGVSGRGVAGERLVLVAETRRTEPEQKEELAAAIRERMDSQLGIPLDEVVLVPPQSVPKTSSGKIRRDNCRRLYLQGKLHSPSPAVWVQVARLALRSLGQRGRRLIGTVARWLYGSYVWMVLVAVGLPCWVLLLLTPSRTGPRTGPALLRWISRITLRLGGLQPVVAGLENLPPVQLSGQSRFLIVSNHASYLDILVLMAALPFDFSFVAKREAASWPFVGTFIRRCGYLTVDRENAPEAVQDSRRIEERLLGGAPVHVFPEGTFTHASGLRPFQMGAFKLAADTGSPLLPVTLRGTRQVLRDGRLLPSPAPLGVVISPAIRPGGKGWPEMIRLRDVAYAEVLKHCGEGPLDLVLAGPPRAGAE; this is translated from the coding sequence ATGAATCCCCTGGAGACCGAACCCTCCCCTGCCGACTCAATGAAACCGGATCGGAAAGACCTGGAGGAGAAGATTCTCCAGGTTGTTCGTGACCTGTTGGCTGAACTGGGGTCTCACCGGGCTCTGCGACACCTCTCGCCGAGCGCTTCGCTGGAGCGCGAGCTGGGCCTGGCCAGCCTGGAACGGGTGGAACTCCTTCTGCGTCTGGAAAAGGCCCTCTCGCTCGAGTTACCGGAGCAGCTGCTGTCCCGGGCTGAGGCAGTCAGCGACCTGGTCCGAGCCGTGATGACGGCGAAGTCTCAGGCAGGCAATAGGACATCGGCCTCCCCCGGGACGGACAGAATCGATCCCCTGCGGCTACAGCAGACCGGGAAGCCCAGGCCGGATCCGGGAGGAGTGGACGCCTGGAACCGGGAGGGCGGCTGGCCCACGACCCTCGATGAGGCGCTCTTCCATTTTGCTCAGCGGGACCCGGAGCGGGTCCACATTCAATTGCGGCTGGAGAATGGGGAGATGCGCCCGATCACCTATTCCGACCTGCTGTCGGAGAGTTCGGCGGTGGCGGCGGCGTTGCAGCAAAAGGCGGGGTTGCAGTCCGGGGACCGGATCGCGCTCATGCTCCCCACCGCCCCCGACTTCTTCCCGGCTTTCTTCGGCGCCGTTCTGGCCGGCACCGTTCCGGTTCCCCTCTATCCCCCCTGGCGGCCCGACCGCATCGAGGAGTACGCCCAGCGTCAGGCCAAGATAATCGCCGATTCCGGGGCACGAGTGCTGGTGACCTTTCAGGAGGTTGGTCGCTTGGCTCGGCTATTGGGCAGCCAGGTCCCCGGATTGGAAAGCGTGGTGACTCTGGACAGCCTGGGCAAGGCCTCCGGCACCGTGGTCCGGCCCCTGCCCCGGGATGTCGCCTTCATTCAGTACACCTCGGGGAGCACCGGCGACCCCAAGGGGGTGGTGCTGACCCATTCCAATCTCATTGCCAATATCCGGGCCATCGCGGAGGCGCTGAAGATCGACTCGCGGGATGTGGGGGTGAGTTGGCTTCCCCTTTACCATGACATGGGCCTGATCGGAGCCTGGCTTTCCTGCCTTTATCTGGGGGTTCCCATCGTAATCATGTCTCCCCAGGCTTTCCTGACCCGACCGGAGCGGTGGCTGTGGGCCATACACCGCTATCGCGCCACCCTCTCGGCCGCACCCAACTTCGCCTACGAACTCTGCATGCGGCGGGTCGACGAGCGGAACCTGGAGGGACTGGACCTCTCCTGTTTGCGCGCCACCCTGAACGGTGCCGAGCCGGTTCAACCCGAGACCCTGGAGGGGTTTTCACGGAGATTCCAACCCTACGGCCTCCACGCGGACGCCCTGATGCCGGTCTACGGCCTGGCCGAGTCTTCGCTGGCGGTGACCATCCCGCCCCTGAGCCGAAGGGCTCTTCTCGACCCCATCGACAGGGGCACTCTTGAAGAAACCGGAAGAGCGGAGCCCGCCTCCGGTCAATCCGCGAACCCGCTGACCTTTGTTTCTGCCGGTAGGCCGCTGGCCGGCCACCAGGTCAGAATTGTCAGCCGTGCCGGGGAGCCTGTTCCGGACCGGGTCCAGGGCCACATCCAATGTCGTGGGCCCTCCGTCATGCAGGGTTACTTCGGAAGAGCCGAGGCTACAGCCGAGGTCTTGCAGCATGGCTGGCTGAAGACGGGCGACCTGGGCTACCTGGCGGATGGAGAGCTCTTTGTCACCGGCCGGGTCAAGGACATCATCATCCAGGGAGGGCGAAATCTCTATCCCCAGGAACTGGAGCATATTGCGGGGGACGTGGAAGGCGTTCGGCGAGGCTGTGTCGCCGCATTCGGGGTCAGCGGAAGAGGCGTGGCGGGCGAGCGCCTGGTTCTGGTGGCCGAAACGCGTCGAACCGAACCCGAGCAGAAGGAGGAGCTGGCTGCCGCCATCAGGGAGAGGATGGACTCTCAGTTGGGAATCCCTCTGGATGAGGTTGTGCTGGTTCCCCCGCAAAGCGTGCCCAAGACCTCCAGCGGCAAGATCCGAAGGGACAATTGTCGCCGCCTCTACCTGCAGGGCAAGCTCCATTCCCCGAGCCCGGCGGTCTGGGTGCAGGTGGCGCGGCTGGCTCTCCGGAGCCTGGGGCAGCGGGGCCGCCGGCTGATCGGGACGGTGGCCCGGTGGCTCTATGGCAGCTACGTGTGGATGGTGCTGGTCGCGGTCGGGCTGCCCTGCTGGGTGTTGCTGCTGTTGACGCCGTCCCGCACCGGACCTCGAACCGGACCCGCCCTGCTCCGATGGATCTCGCGAATCACTCTGCGATTGGGAGGGCTGCAGCCGGTGGTGGCCGGCCTGGAGAACCTGCCCCCGGTTCAACTCTCCGGACAGTCGCGGTTCCTGATCGTTTCCAACCATGCCAGCTATCTGGACATCCTGGTGTTGATGGCGGCCCTGCCCTTCGACTTTTCCTTTGTGGCCAAGCGGGAGGCCGCCTCCTGGCCCTTCGTAGGCACCTTCATACGTCGGTGCGGCTACCTCACCGTAGACCGTGAGAACGCGCCCGAGGCCGTTCAGGACAGCCGCCGCATCGAGGAGAGGTTGCTGGGCGGAGCACCGGTCCATGTGTTCCCGGAGGGCACCTTCACCCATGCCAGCGGGCTGCGGCCATTTCAGATGGGAGCCTTCAAGTTGGCGGCCGACACCGGATCGCCGTTGCTGCCGGTCACGCTTCGCGGGACGCGTCAGGTGCTCCGCGACGGCCGGCTGCTGCCCTCGCCGGCCCCGCTCGGGGTGGTTATCAGTCCGGCCATCCGGCCAGGCGGAAAAGGGTGGCCGGAAATGATCCGCTTGAGGGATGTGGCCTACGCAGAGGTCTTGAAACACTGCGGCGAAGGTCCCCTGGACCTGGTGCTGGCGGGTCCGCCCAGGGCTGGCGCCGAGTGA
- the tal gene encoding transaldolase yields MDSRNSGRKGTSPLLDLQQQGQSVWCDSISRSLLDSGELRRMIAEDGLRGVTSNPSIFEKAIDGGTDYDGEIRTMAGAGFSATRIYEVLAIKDIQGAADQFRALFETTGGGDGYVSLEVSPHLAHRTRETVEEARRLWKAVARPNLMIKVPATPAGMPAIRQLLGEGINVNVTLMFSMEHYLQVAEAYLQGIETLAASGRTAPVASVASFFVSRVDTVVDKLLQDLESRAGSATEKERCRTLQGRAAVANARLVYRKFREIFGGSRFLGLKRQGFRSQRPLWASTSTKNPRYRDVLYVETLIGPDTVNTMPLSTLSAFRDHGEVRATLEEDVEDARQTFVRLQEMGIDMDAVTLKLQQDGVKLFADAYDRLLASIQSKQQAILSA; encoded by the coding sequence ATGGACAGCCGGAATTCGGGTCGTAAAGGAACGAGTCCGCTCCTGGACTTGCAGCAGCAGGGTCAGAGCGTCTGGTGCGATTCGATCAGCCGATCCCTGCTGGATTCTGGCGAGTTGCGCCGCATGATCGCCGAGGATGGCTTGCGCGGGGTGACCTCCAACCCCTCCATCTTCGAGAAGGCCATCGACGGTGGCACCGACTACGACGGGGAGATCCGCACCATGGCCGGGGCGGGATTCTCCGCCACGAGGATCTACGAAGTGCTCGCCATCAAGGACATTCAGGGAGCGGCCGATCAGTTCAGGGCTCTCTTCGAGACGACCGGGGGTGGAGACGGCTACGTCAGCCTGGAGGTCTCGCCCCATCTGGCCCACCGGACCCGGGAAACGGTGGAGGAGGCCCGCCGCCTGTGGAAAGCCGTGGCTCGACCCAATCTGATGATCAAGGTTCCCGCGACTCCGGCCGGCATGCCCGCCATCCGTCAACTGCTGGGAGAGGGGATCAACGTCAACGTCACCCTGATGTTTTCCATGGAGCACTATCTTCAGGTGGCCGAGGCCTACCTGCAGGGAATCGAGACTCTGGCCGCCTCCGGGCGCACCGCCCCGGTCGCCTCGGTGGCCAGCTTCTTTGTCAGCCGGGTCGACACGGTGGTCGACAAGCTGCTGCAGGACCTGGAGTCACGAGCCGGCAGCGCTACGGAGAAAGAACGCTGCCGGACCCTCCAGGGCCGAGCCGCTGTTGCCAATGCGCGCCTGGTCTATCGGAAATTCAGGGAAATCTTTGGCGGGAGCCGCTTCCTCGGGCTCAAGCGACAAGGCTTCCGCTCGCAGCGCCCTCTGTGGGCCAGCACCAGCACCAAGAATCCCCGATATCGGGACGTGCTCTACGTAGAAACCCTGATCGGCCCCGATACGGTGAACACCATGCCCTTGTCCACCCTCTCGGCCTTTCGGGATCACGGGGAGGTGAGAGCCACCCTGGAAGAGGACGTGGAGGATGCCCGGCAGACCTTTGTCCGGCTGCAGGAGATGGGAATAGACATGGACGCGGTGACCCTCAAGCTGCAGCAAGACGGCGTCAAGCTCTTCGCCGACGCCTATGACCGGCTGCTGGCCTCCATCCAGAGTAAACAGCAAGCGATCCTCAGCGCTTGA